The DNA sequence CATCGGGTTTTCCCCATCTACCCTTCAGGTAAATTCTTTATTCGCAAAGCGCAAATGGCTCATTTTCAGGGCCTATTTCGCGTTTTTGAGGTCTTGCAATGCCGGTACCTTCAACCATTCCTTCACAGAATCTCCAGAACGGATTGGGCCGAGATTGATGAATTTTGCGGATTTGGTACCTTCCATTCCGCCGATCTGAGCGGAATTCGGATCATCTGGGTTAAATGTTTCACCGACGATGTCAAGCGTTTCCAAGATTTCTTGGACATCATTGGAGTTCACCAGTTTCATCCGATACGGCTTGAAATTCGGGATTCCCTTGAAGTAAGCCGTATAGTGTCTCCGCATTTCAAACAAGGTCAATCGTTCCCCTTTCCACTCCATCGACATCAGAAAATGTCGCTTACACACGTCCACACGTTCCTGGATCGTAGGAGGAGCCAGCGTCTCTCCGGTTTCGAAGAAGTGCTTGATCTCCCGGAAGATCCAAGGATATCCGATACTAGCTCGGCCGATCATGATGCCTTGAACCGGATAGGTTTCACGCATCAAAAGGGCCTTTTGGGGAGAATCGACGTCTCCATTCCCGAAAATGGGAATCTCGATATCTGGATGGGCTGCGACTTCCCCGATTTGGGTCCAGTCGGCCTCTCCTTTGTACATCTGCTTGCGAGTTCGACCGTGGATGGACAACGCCTTGATTCCAGCATCCTGTAGCCTCAATGCCACTTCCTGAATGCGGATGGTTTTCTCATCCCAGCCGAGGCGGGTTTTGGCGGTAACGGGCAGATCCGTGGACTGGACAATCTCACGAGTGAGGGATTCCATCTTGCAGATATCCTTGAGGATACCGGCTCCTGCACCTTTACCTGCGACTTTTTTGACTGGACAGCCATAGTTGATGTCCAAAAATTCTGGTTGAGCCTGCTCCACAATCCTCGCGCACATGCGCATGGATTCGATCTCACTTCCAAAAATCTGGATGCCGACAGGACGTTCTTCGTCGTAGATATCCAATTTTTGAACGCTCTTGTCCGCGGAGCGTATGAGTCCCTCAGAACTGATAAACTCCGTATAGACCACATCTGCCCCGAATTCTTTACAGAGTACACGGAACGGTGGGTCGCTCACATCCTCCATGGGTGCCAAAAGCAATGGGAATGATCCTACATCGACCTTATCAATCTTCACCACAATTGTCGCATTTGGGGTCAAAAATACGAAAATATTTTCAGCCACTCATTAGGGAGATTTCCCTTAGGACATTTTTCCATACCACTTTCGAAGAATTCTCTTCAAAATGTCCTTACTTCGTATGAAGGCTCGGCGATCGGGCATCCCTCCAATCCCTAAATTTTTCTCTTGCAATTGATTCAATCCATCCGACAGCTCGCGCAATCACAGGCTTGGTTCACTGTGTTGCTCGCTTTTTTCCTGTATCTCCTCTGCACAATGGTGCTGATGGGAACATTCATGTTGACGATGACGGAAGGAATAGGGATCGATCTTCAAGCGATTTTGACGGGAGCGTGGGATCAGTCGCCCAATGCCAAAGGCATATTCCAGCTGACGCAATTCTTCAATCAGGCCTTTACGTGGGGAGCTGCGGCATTTCTGACTGCACTCGTTTTGGGGAATCCTAAGAAAGAACTGGCTTTATCCGCTCCCAAATCCTCCTTTCCTTTTGGGCCATTGATCATCAGCATCCTTGCAGCGCTGATCTTGGTGGTTTCCATGCCGTTGGTGGAAGCCTGTACCCTCCGGCCTGACCAGGTGAGTTTACCCGATTGGCTGAAGGATTGGGAATTCCAGATGAAACAGAACGAGGAGCGAACCCAGATGATCTTAGGGAGGTTGTTCCTTGATGAAAGCTGGGGGATGCTTTTGGTGAATCTGGTCGTTTTTGCACTGATGCCCGCGATCTGTGAGGAGCTGTTTTTCAGAGGAGTTATTCAGAACCAGTTGTCCAAACGCTTTTCTCCCCAGTTGGCGATCATTTTAACCGGATTCGTCTTCAGCGCTGTTCATTTCCAGATATATGGATTGTTTTCTCGGGCGCTGCTTGGGATCTTGTTAGGGTTTTTTGTGTACCAAAGTGGCAGTCTGATTCCGGGGATTGTGGCGCATTTTTGCTTCAATGGCATTCAGGTTATTGGCGCATTTGTAGCGGCCCAATCGGGGAGTGTGTCGGTGGAGGAATTATTTGAGCCGAGTGCCCAATCTGTAGGAATGCTAAGCGTTTCTGCGGGATTGATGGGCCTTTTGTTATTTTTGTTCATTCGGACAACCTCCAAATTGGATCAAGATTTATGAATCGAAACCTTATACTCAGAATCATTACCGCCGTTGCAGGGGTAGGGCTCATCATCCCTGCACTGGTATGGTCCCCTTACGGAATATGGTTTTTTTGCGCGTTGCTGTCCACTGCTGGGCTGTGGGAATATTTGGGGATTTCTGGGGTTTCGACAAAACGCTATCGGATTCCTAGCTTGATTGCGGGCATCCTGATTTGGCTATTAGTGCTGTTTCAGCTTTCCTCAGATCTGGTAGGTGTGGGGCAGATTCCGGATAAATTAATCTGGGTGGGAGCGATTCTGATACTTCCATTGGTGGAATTATTTGCCTTATTTAACTCTCAGGAGAAGCACCCGATGGAGACCGTTTCCAGTGTGGCAATGGCCTTCATTTATTGTTTTCTCCCCTTCTTCTTACTGTATGATCTTTCTATCCCCAAAATCGCTGCAGAATACGATTTTTGGCTTCCCTTGGGAATCCTGATTTTAACTTGGGCTTTGGACACAATGGCATATTTTTCTGGTCGCTTTTTCGGCAAGCATCCATTGTTTCCCCGTATTAGCCCCAAGAAAACCTGGGAAGGCGCGATAGGTGGAGCTATTTTTTGCTTGGCCTTCGGATACGGCCTTCAATATTTTTTGCAACCAGATAGCTACAATTGGATAATCATCTCTGGGATCATCTGTGTGTTCAGCCAGTTCGGTGACTTGGTGGAATCGATGTATAAGCGGAGTGTAGATTTGAAGGATTCGGGTTCACTATTGCCGGGACATGGAGGGATCTTGGATAGGTTCGACGGAATGTACCTGTCGCTGCCGTTCCTATATTTGTATTTTTCCCTCCTATAAATTGGTAAAATATCAACAATTCTGGCCGGAATTTAGCAGGTTTAAGAAGTTGATTGTCAGTGTTGGAATTCTCTGGGAGCATTATCTAAATTAGGTTTTTGTTCAAGAACCATCACAAAATCATCTGTCTAACATCAGTCAATTATGGCAGAAGCTAAGGCTAACATATCGATTATGGAGAAACCCTCCCCATTGGACTCCATGATCGCCCGATTCAACGAGGCTGCGGATATCATCAACCTCGATCAGCGCTACAGAGACATCATCAGCGTTCCTGAGCGTGTGGTTACGGTCAATTTGCCCGTCAAATTGGATGATGGCAGTACGCGCGTATTTGAAGGATACCGGGTGATTCATTCAACTGTAATGGGTCCTTCCAAGGGCGGGATTCGCTATGCCCCATTCGTAGATCTTGACGAAGTGAAGGCATTGGCAGGTTGGATGACCTTTAAATGTGCACTCGTAGGATTGCCCTACGGTGGCGCCAAAGGCGGAATTACCCTGAATCCCAAAGTACGGAGCATCGACGAACTCGAGCGTATCACCCGTTCTTACACCCGTGCTCTGAAAGATGTATTTGGCGAGGATTCTGATATCCCTGCTCCTGACATGGGAACCAGCAATCGCGAGATGGCTTGGATTTTCCATGAGTACTCTCGGATCTATGGTTACACACCCGGTGTTGTGACTGGCAAGCCCCTACACTTGGGTGGCTCCAAAGGCCGTGTTGCAGCTACAGGTTGGGGAACCATGCTTGCGACCATGCAAGCCATCGAAAAAATGAACTGGGAGCCTGAAAAAAGCTCCTGTGCCGTTCAAGGTTTCGGTAATGTGGGTTCATGGGCCGCTAAATTGCTGGCCGACCAAGGGGTGAAGATTGTTGCAATCAGTGACCACACCGGTGGGTACTACAACAAAGAAGGTCTGAAAGTCCGTGAAGCGGTTGCCTATGTAAAAGAACATGGTACACTCGAAGGATATACAGGTGGAGAAAGAATCACCAACGAGGAGTTGATTACCCTAGATGTGGATATCCTCGTGCCCGCAGCGATTGAGAACGTC is a window from the Pontibacter sp. G13 genome containing:
- the dusB gene encoding tRNA dihydrouridine synthase DusB; its protein translation is MVKIDKVDVGSFPLLLAPMEDVSDPPFRVLCKEFGADVVYTEFISSEGLIRSADKSVQKLDIYDEERPVGIQIFGSEIESMRMCARIVEQAQPEFLDINYGCPVKKVAGKGAGAGILKDICKMESLTREIVQSTDLPVTAKTRLGWDEKTIRIQEVALRLQDAGIKALSIHGRTRKQMYKGEADWTQIGEVAAHPDIEIPIFGNGDVDSPQKALLMRETYPVQGIMIGRASIGYPWIFREIKHFFETGETLAPPTIQERVDVCKRHFLMSMEWKGERLTLFEMRRHYTAYFKGIPNFKPYRMKLVNSNDVQEILETLDIVGETFNPDDPNSAQIGGMEGTKSAKFINLGPIRSGDSVKEWLKVPALQDLKNAK
- a CDS encoding CPBP family intramembrane glutamic endopeptidase — protein: MQLIQSIRQLAQSQAWFTVLLAFFLYLLCTMVLMGTFMLTMTEGIGIDLQAILTGAWDQSPNAKGIFQLTQFFNQAFTWGAAAFLTALVLGNPKKELALSAPKSSFPFGPLIISILAALILVVSMPLVEACTLRPDQVSLPDWLKDWEFQMKQNEERTQMILGRLFLDESWGMLLVNLVVFALMPAICEELFFRGVIQNQLSKRFSPQLAIILTGFVFSAVHFQIYGLFSRALLGILLGFFVYQSGSLIPGIVAHFCFNGIQVIGAFVAAQSGSVSVEELFEPSAQSVGMLSVSAGLMGLLLFLFIRTTSKLDQDL
- a CDS encoding phosphatidate cytidylyltransferase; translation: MNRNLILRIITAVAGVGLIIPALVWSPYGIWFFCALLSTAGLWEYLGISGVSTKRYRIPSLIAGILIWLLVLFQLSSDLVGVGQIPDKLIWVGAILILPLVELFALFNSQEKHPMETVSSVAMAFIYCFLPFFLLYDLSIPKIAAEYDFWLPLGILILTWALDTMAYFSGRFFGKHPLFPRISPKKTWEGAIGGAIFCLAFGYGLQYFLQPDSYNWIIISGIICVFSQFGDLVESMYKRSVDLKDSGSLLPGHGGILDRFDGMYLSLPFLYLYFSLL
- a CDS encoding Glu/Leu/Phe/Val dehydrogenase, yielding MEKPSPLDSMIARFNEAADIINLDQRYRDIISVPERVVTVNLPVKLDDGSTRVFEGYRVIHSTVMGPSKGGIRYAPFVDLDEVKALAGWMTFKCALVGLPYGGAKGGITLNPKVRSIDELERITRSYTRALKDVFGEDSDIPAPDMGTSNREMAWIFHEYSRIYGYTPGVVTGKPLHLGGSKGRVAATGWGTMLATMQAIEKMNWEPEKSSCAVQGFGNVGSWAAKLLADQGVKIVAISDHTGGYYNKEGLKVREAVAYVKEHGTLEGYTGGERITNEELITLDVDILVPAAIENVITIENAEQIQAKLIVEGANGPIASDADKIVDEKGILVVPDILANAGGVSVSYLEWVQNRRGHYYPEEEIREKTAPILMDAFERVYQTHKKYKCSMRIAAYVQAIERLATGIDLEGNF